The genomic window gcaagaaaagtggcaagtgttgcaccattttaaaatcttgattaaatgcgccaacttttgaaataacttgccaagggtagtgtagtacatttttttttcaatatgaagcgtcaaagttaactaacgatatttttgtgaaccatgactcactaaaacttaactttttttattaaattaacaatgttttgtgcattaatttgttttacgattaatagcatatttaatgaagatcacgaaattgaaaaaaacacagcgaaattgtgacattggtgatcacaggacttgaaaatgcgaccaagggtgtggaatttcaacttttttgaaaagtgtctattattgctgaaccaagtgatatagatttttgtttttatttttcctagaaccggtattacttggcctttcatcctgtctcggattatcgttgagttttgggacaccctgtataattgAAAACAACCATTATGTTTTAATCTACTACAGCTCTGTGTTAAGTTAACCGAGGTCCACAACAGAGTTAAAACAGGATGCATATTCTTTCTACCTCAtttgttttactattaaaattaatattattgagaaGTATCCGATTGTCCACTGTCATTTGTCTGCCTTTCTTTTGTAATATCTATTGTATTTTCTTAGGACGGAGGTTCTTTACTGGACATGTACATTGTGTAGTACAAGTttagaagataaataaataataattgttattatattacgGCCAGCACTGCAGTAGGTGGGAGGGGTACGGGTACTGGCACGGGCGGCAACGGGAGACTGGCCCCGAAACCATCGCCCATCATCGTACGACGTTGCATCTCCTGTAAACATTTAAATCACGGCAATTTAGCAATAAGACATACGAAAAggcagttattttttaattcttttattaaagatagctatttataaaaaaaaatgtgcttcgtattataaacaaaataatatgttttttaattttttgtttttttaaagttaacttaCCAGCATGTTATGTTGTCTGTGCCAGAGTCGCTCATGAACGAGATACGGCGGTGGCAACGGCATGCCATTTCGACGGCGTTCACCCACTGgcaacaaacaatttttattattaattttattaatttaaaaacaaagatacAACATAACATttctcttttttaaattttgtatttaagaaAAGATGCATTGTCTCAATCCCGTCAATTTGTGATCTATTAATAAGCACATAATTTTTTGGCAATATTCTATTGATAGAACCTTATTATCAGTTTAAATAAGAATATGTAAAGTGTAACTCACAGTGTGCGGGCGGCGCGTGGTGCGCGTGGTGCGCGTGGTGCAGGTGCGGCGCGTGGGCCGCGTGCGGGTGCAGGCGCCCGTGCAGGGAGCCGCCCAGCGAGCACGCGCACGACACGCTCACGCAGCAGCAGCGACGACACGAGCTACACGACGCACGCATCCTGACCCAACACAACCATTCAAACTacctgcctccgtggcgcagtggttaaggtaccATTGCGCCAGGTCGTGCGTTCGATGCCCGcacggaaaaattatttgtgcgatccacaaataattgtttcacgTCTGGTTTTAgtatgtgtccgttgtttgtatgtttgtaaaggtccccgcgatacaagagcaattcttactgCGGGTGTTTCTTAAATAAAAGGTTACGCCgacttgtttgtttttatactcTATACATTATGCAGTAGGTACTAAATATACAACACACTTGAAATAGTCGTACCTACTATTTACACTTGAATTTGTACGCGATAGTAAAATGAcggttataatataatttttaataaacttatgaTACTGTTAGCTCCGTGAAGACGACCGATGTCTCCACTGTTTATTTACAGTACTAACGGAATTTCCGTAGTGTTGGCATTATATCGTTTTACGGCGTTTATCGAAAGGTCGAGTCGATTAAACCCTACATTATCAGcaagttttataaatagattatagAATACTATTTCAGGAAATTCTTAGCAGACCACTGATTGTTTATTCTCTCTAAAGTGAACTGTTATAAAGTGAATTAAAGAACAAGCAACACTGTTATATAAACTGTAACGGTGATAATGGAAGATTGGTTATAACTTTGCACCTCTAATCTATATTTCTCTGATTATTGAATCTTTTCATTATAATGTAAGTATCATGATACAATATTAACAgataaaactacataataatatttataacccTAGATAGAGTTATTTGATAAACAGCAtcctatataatataatttgtcgACAGTAGTATTGTTCCACGGTCTGTGTAACTTGGACCCGTTATTGGTAGTAACCGCAACAAAGTTTCATCTTCTGCATTAATCTACATGGTGAAATAAAGAAGACAATAATAATACCTGTTTCTTAGCATGTGAGGTGGTGAATCACACATGTGGTTCATATGCGGAGAGTGAAGGTCCCCCCCGTAGCGAGGCACGCCGCGCACGAACCGCCGCGTGCCGGTGATCCAGCCCGCGCCGTCGTCCTCACTGGCCGCGTCGTTCGTCTGTGTCTCGGCGCCCGTGAGTGATGGCGAACCGGTCAGGTCGATCACTTCTTCTCGCtgaaattatttacaacattaattCATTATCTCATTAGCctaattttttatgttaacaCATTAAAAGCACTTCAAGTCCGCTGTGTACTCCAATGCTTGCATAAACTTAGACATTTTCCAGAATTGATTGTGCAATATTCTCCTCACGTGCACTTCAGTtcgttttttttcaattatcaGTTACAtcgaattacattttttttatactccctgaataattttaattcatttcaaATACTTATCTGAATTAGCAAATCACCCATGGTTTAAAATTTGTATACATTATAGTTTTTATCTTctgtaaatacatacacacatttgCAGTGTCAAACACTTACCCCAATGGCGTCGTCTCCTACGAGCATGACGCCATCATCAGAACTTGAATCAGAAACCCAGTCGAGTTGTAAATCCGGCGCTGACAGAAACCCACCCGCATCACTAGCTTGAGTTTCCTATAACAATAAGTTTATATATAGTAGTGAACAGGGTATGAACAGAATAAACagattctataataaaatatgttaggtatattttttgtacacacCTGATTATTAGAAGGTCTGGTATCAATCCCTTGTTTCCCTGTACTAGTTCCCGGCTGTGGTGATGCATCTTGAGATCGTCTCGTATCGCCGCCGCCGTCATCGTGAGATCTCTTGATACTTTCCCGCTCCGGCTTTACTGATACTCTCTCAGTTGAATTGGAAGCTGATGCCCCTGGCTCAGATTTAACTTGATGACAGTCCATAGCTTCAGCTTTAACAGCACTTACAGAAGGTGTGCTCTCATCACTCTGTGGTTCCTGCTTAACAACCGCCTGTTGACCAGCATTAGGCTCTTCTTTCACTTGCACCAATGACACACCTGCACCACTACTACTCGCATTCTGATTCATACTTGTGCAGGGTTGAGATCTTACATTATATTTAGGACAGCTGTTATAGCCAGTTGTAGTATAATCATTTGTTCCATAGCTACAACTATTTCTAGAAACACAACCTGAGTTCtcttgttttatgtttaacttaCTAGAGGAACCATTCTGCTGAAGGTAGTATGGGTTCTGACTGCTTTGTGTTTGTGTGTGAGTGGGGTTGGTAGAGGTACCCGAGGAGGCATCGCTAATCACTTGTTCATCTTCCTTCTTAATTTCAACCCTCTGAGTACCATTAGAACAGTCTCCATCGTGTACACAATATATGCCATTGACATGTTCGTCACCGGCGCCATACTCACACAGCCTTTTTTTTGGTACTGAAGAATTATCTTCTTCTTCTGAACTAACTTCTATTAAATTAGATGCTTCATTTTCCTTAGATTGCCTTCTACGTGGCGAAATATTGAGCTTACGACTTGGCCTCTCTGGTTCATTTGTCAGATTTGAGAGTGATCCTGTGGGACTCGCTTGTCTCTGGGCATGAAGTGACCTCAAATCTAAATTTTGATATTCCGGATGATTTTCAGACATATTATGTGTCCTGTTTGGCATTGAGTAGGACAAAGGATGAGATAAATAATTTCTGTTATCACTAAGtacaattacattattatgatatgGTCTGGCTAAAAAATCCCTTGAGGGGTTAATATATGGATAGTTTGGATGATAATAATAGTTACTTAGACTATGTGGTTTTGGTTGGTACCGGATATTGACATCGGGGATTCTCCTCTGTCCATTGGCATCAGTACTATCAGGATTGTTAGAGCCAAAAGAATAATCCAGTGAACTGGAACTGTCCGGCAGTGGTTGGTATTCTTCTGGGACGGGAGTGTGTGAGTCTGCAGGGTGAGTGAGAGCAGAGATGTCCACCTCATAGGACTGAGTAGGTGTTGTGGAGTTCACATAATCAGATGATACAGGTTTAGGTGTTTCTTCATCGGATGTTGTAGTCACAACTTCTACAACTGCTGGCAGGACTTCTATTTCATCATCACTCTCAGCAAACAAAGCATCACACTCCATCTGTTCTGTAATTTCATCAATTAAACACATTTAATAAAgccataataaattataaaagccATAGTAATATATATTGATGCTAGTTGCATTAACAAGATGAAATTAAGAGGTAGAATTAATTAGTTTCCTGTCAActtaacattttgaatttacatTAGGCAATATATGTGTCCATTGTGTCtgcagaaaaataaaatcattataatttaagcaAACATTGTATGAATTGTAAATTAAACTCAGTGCAATGAAGATCACTGAAGAAAGTTTGACAAGCTATATGGTGACATATACAAATGATTAACAACAGCTGTTGCATAGAGGAGGGAATAACATTAGGGAAATTTTAACTTAAGTTATAATTATCTCCTTTCAACTAACGTTATAAATGTAGGTATTGAGTTAGTCAGTTACTAAATACAACACAAATCATCAAACtgatataggtatataatttgtAGGAACTGTACACAGACAATCCTGACTTATATACCTTAAATTTGGCCTTATATTTCATCTTGATACttgaatattatataaaatgtaaaattcaacaagaaataaacaatttattgaacataaataatgtatttaccGTTCCTCTGTTGGCTGTCAGATTCTGTGGATGTAAACACTGTGTCCAGAATGGCTGCCAGGGACGATGGTCCAGCAATATCCCACGAGGAAGACGACTGCTCCCCTTCGTAGCCCTTTTCTGtcattgtattataaatattgttccATACCGTTCGAGTTAAGACTTCACGTACAAGGTAACTTCGTAACTTGTCCTGCTATTGTCAACACTCAACCACCAACAAGGAGACTAAATTTCACTTAATTTTATCCATATTTGTGTTTGCAAATAAATTGATGTGATCACaagaatattatgttattatgtctACATGAATATTGCGAGTAAAATctattataaaaacagaaataaaacttGTCTTTTGTGTATACCTcactatgtatatttttaggAGTTCtattctgtaatatttttatatttatttattcgatgAGACAAAAAAATAGTCGATTATAATTAAGTGTTCACCTAAAGCTTAGTATGAAATATGTTCGTGATCAAAACATGGCAACACATcttagttttattgttaatgGATATAGGTAATGCTGCATTGAAGCTTTGGCTTATCGTAATGAAATGAAAGCCTACAAAGGGCTGCCTAATGAAAGCTCTTGTTCGTAAATATACTAAGGTCCCCTTGTGTGATGGGAACGTCTAAAGTAGCTGTATTTAACGAAGTCTGCCGAAGGAAACCAAGTgaagtaaaatgttaaaagatatttataatttagttttgtaatgaaattagttgtactagttatttatgtaattattatttgaaataaacattcaaTCTTAATCTTTTTCTTCTAATAGTTAGTGAAGGTAGACTATCTTTTTTAGTGTGTATAATAAACGATCGTTTGATTTTGTTGAGCTGATACTGAATTAGAAAAAGTCAAggtatattattcaaattatattttattcttgtaattttactagatttatttattaatgtattcCTCTAAAATTGATAGTTTTCCAATCCGAAGCTGCGAAGACCCATAAATATTTAGGTGATTTTATATGATGGCAGCATGGCATTTATTAACTATGAGCACACCTCTAGTGAGATATGCTGTCAAATCAAATTCTGTCACGTTTGTTTGTCAAACTTCAAAAAACACGTCAGTTTGACGTCAGTCTCTGGCTTTGCAGCAGTCAGCGGATCAATCgactgttatttaatttcaacCTTGATTGTAATATCTCGCGATTAAATTGAGTTTCTCTTTTATAATTACgtgataatttttataaatatcgaaGTTACGAAACTTTGAATTTTCCGCCtgcatatttttgaaatattggatatttttcaatttatttaaactttatgatTAGTATTTACACAACTTGTCGTTCAAATACATGGTAATCTTGCAGACTATCAAGTGCTTACATTTAAATTCACCATTGTCAGCTATCAGCAAAACTATGTCCAAGTTCTTACCAT from Anticarsia gemmatalis isolate Benzon Research Colony breed Stoneville strain chromosome 21, ilAntGemm2 primary, whole genome shotgun sequence includes these protein-coding regions:
- the LOC142982437 gene encoding uncharacterized protein LOC142982437 isoform X3 → MTEKGYEGEQSSSSWDIAGPSSLAAILDTVFTSTESDSQQRNEQMECDALFAESDDEIEVLPAVVEVVTTTSDEETPKPVSSDYVNSTTPTQSYEVDISALTHPADSHTPVPEEYQPLPDSSSSLDYSFGSNNPDSTDANGQRRIPDVNIRYQPKPHSLSNYYYHPNYPYINPSRDFLARPYHNNVIVLSDNRNYLSHPLSYSMPNRTHNMSENHPEYQNLDLRSLHAQRQASPTGSLSNLTNEPERPSRKLNISPRRRQSKENEASNLIEVSSEEEDNSSVPKKRLCEYGAGDEHVNGIYCVHDGDCSNGTQRVEIKKEDEQVISDASSGTSTNPTHTQTQSSQNPYYLQQNGSSSKLNIKQENSGCVSRNSCSYGTNDYTTTGYNSCPKYNVRSQPCTSMNQNASSSGAGVSLVQVKEEPNAGQQAVVKQEPQSDESTPSVSAVKAEAMDCHQVKSEPGASASNSTERVSVKPERESIKRSHDDGGGDTRRSQDASPQPGTSTGKQGIDTRPSNNQETQASDAGGFLSAPDLQLDWVSDSSSDDGVMLVGDDAIGREEVIDLTGSPSLTGAETQTNDAASEDDGAGWITGTRRFVRGVPRYGGDLHSPHMNHMCDSPPHMLRNRMRASCSSCRRCCCVSVSCACSLGGSLHGRLHPHAAHAPHLHHAHHAHHAPPAHLGERRRNGMPLPPPYLVHERLWHRQHNMLEMQRRTMMGDGFGASLPLPPVPVPVPLPPTAVLAFPDELERDYGGGTQQPMILDRQHIHHHHMHHYLQMHPSPPHLHISIQPAFMSADVLAAAIMRASEEDEARLWRGRGASGAVIERNTYRHAYRPAPQHQDEKCTICLSIFEIDSDCRRLPCMHLFHMECVDQWLSTNKHCPICRVDIETHLNKDATF
- the LOC142982437 gene encoding uncharacterized protein LOC142982437 isoform X1, encoding MTEKGYEGEQSSSSWDIAGPSSLAAILDTVFTSTESDSQQRNEQMECDALFAESDDEIEVLPAVVEVVTTTSDEETPKPVSSDYVNSTTPTQSYEVDISALTHPADSHTPVPEEYQPLPDSSSSLDYSFGSNNPDSTDANGQRRIPDVNIRYQPKPHSLSNYYYHPNYPYINPSRDFLARPYHNNVIVLSDNRNYLSHPLSYSMPNRTHNMSENHPEYQNLDLRSLHAQRQASPTGSLSNLTNEPERPSRKLNISPRRRQSKENEASNLIEVSSEEEDNSSVPKKRLCEYGAGDEHVNGIYCVHDGDCSNGTQRVEIKKEDEQVISDASSGTSTNPTHTQTQSSQNPYYLQQNGSSSKLNIKQENSGCVSRNSCSYGTNDYTTTGYNSCPKYNVRSQPCTSMNQNASSSGAGVSLVQVKEEPNAGQQAVVKQEPQSDESTPSVSAVKAEAMDCHQVKSEPGASASNSTERVSVKPERESIKRSHDDGGGDTRRSQDASPQPGTSTGKQGIDTRPSNNQETQASDAGGFLSAPDLQLDWVSDSSSDDGVMLVGDDAIGREEVIDLTGSPSLTGAETQTNDAASEDDGAGWITGTRRFVRGVPRYGGDLHSPHMNHMCDSPPHMLRNRMRASCSSCRRCCCVSVSCACSLGGSLHGRLHPHAAHAPHLHHAHHAHHAPPAHLGERRRNGMPLPPPYLVHERLWHRQHNMLEMQRRTMMGDGFGASLPLPPVPVPVPLPPTAVLAFPDELERDYGGGTQQPMILDRQHIHHHHMHHYLQMHPSPPHLHISIQPAFMVRRSADVLAAAIMRASEEDEARLWRGRGASGAVIERNTYRHAYRPAPQHQDEKCTICLSIFEIDSDCRRLPCMHLFHMECVDQWLSTNKHCPICRVDIETHLNKDATF
- the LOC142982437 gene encoding uncharacterized protein LOC142982437 isoform X2, producing MTEKGYEGEQSSSSWDIAGPSSLAAILDTVFTSTESDSQQRNEQMECDALFAESDDEIEVLPAVVEVVTTTSDEETPKPVSSDYVNSTTPTQSYEVDISALTHPADSHTPVPEEYQPLPDSSSSLDYSFGSNNPDSTDANGQRRIPDVNIRYQPKPHSLSNYYYHPNYPYINPSRDFLARPYHNNVIVLSDNRNYLSHPLSYSMPNRTHNMSENHPEYQNLDLRSLHAQRQASPTGSLSNLTNEPERPSRKLNISPRRRQSKENEASNLIEVSSEEEDNSSVPKKRLCEYGAGDEHVNGIYCVHDGDCSNGTQRVEIKKEDEQVISDASSGTSTNPTHTQTQSSQNPYYLQQNGSSSKLNIKQENSGCVSRNSCSYGTNDYTTTGYNSCPKYNVRSQPCTSMNQNASSSGAGVSLVQVKEEPNAGQQAVVKQEPQSDESTPSVSAVKAEAMDCHQVKSEPGASASNSTERVSVKPERESIKRSHDDGGGDTRRSQDASPQPGTSTGKQGIDTRPSNNQETQASDAGGFLSAPDLQLDWVSDSSSDDGVMLVGDDAIGREEVIDLTGSPSLTGAETQTNDAASEDDGAGWITGTRRFVRGVPRYGGDLHSPHMNHMCDSPPHMLRNRMRASCSSCRRCCCVSVSCACSLGGSLHGRLHPHAAHAPHLHHAHHAHHAPPAHLGERRRNGMPLPPPYLVHERLWHRQHNMLEMQRRTMMGDGFGASLPLPPVPVPVPLPPTAVLAFPDELERDYGGGTQQPMILDRQHIHHHHMHHYLQMHPSPPHLHISIQPAFMQSADVLAAAIMRASEEDEARLWRGRGASGAVIERNTYRHAYRPAPQHQDEKCTICLSIFEIDSDCRRLPCMHLFHMECVDQWLSTNKHCPICRVDIETHLNKDATF